Sequence from the Rhizobium sp. TH2 genome:
AGGAGCCGATGTCCAATGCCGATCCCAGATCGAGCTGCAATTCAGGCCCGGCGCCCACGTGAAATCTCATTTTTACCCCCGCTTACGGATTCGGAATGGGAACATAACGCAGAAGAATCTGTTCGTCTCTCGACTGCGTGGCAAATTTCTCCCCACAGCCGATTTTTTACCGGTTGTTCACCATGGGTTTAGAAATTCCACAATAGAGTCAAAATTGACGTGCTTGGCTGACCCCAAGAAACCAACCCCCGTGTTCCGATTGCGTCCGATGATGAAAAAGAAACTGCTGATCACCTCCCTGCTGGCAGCCACGCTGATGGCCGCGACGGCCTACGGCCAGGATTATTCGGGTGATGACCCCAACAACACCGTGCTGGTGACGCCGGAAGGCGACCTGCTGGAATATGTGCCCGATGCCGCCGATGTCATCGTCAAGCGCAATGGCAAGGGCCAGAAGGTCCTCATCGACCACTATGGCAATATCGTCGCCACAGAAATCCCGGCCGGCGGCTACATCAATCGCCTGGAGCGCCGCGCGGACAATTTCGGCAGCGGAGACGCCCCGCGCTACAACGACACGCTTCCCGGGTTCGAAGACTACGGCACCAATGATGCAGGTCCGACGCAGGAATCAATGAACGATCCGGATTTCTTTCCGCAACGTCCCGGGGATGATGACGGTGCCGGCAATATCACGGGCGCCGTGCCCGACGACGAAGTCCAGGGGCAGCAACCGTTCGAGGATCAGGCGCTTCCGAGCGACGGCATCCAGAACGACAATATCGACCAGCAGGATCTCGCGGCAATCGACCCGAACCAGGACATCATCGAGGAAAAGCCTCAGATCGAGCCCGACATCACGCTGACCGGCAAGAAGTCCAAGTTCGAGATCACGGCGCTGCAGGTGTTCCTCGACCGCGAGGGCGCGTCCCCTGGTGTCATCGACGGCAAGATGGGGTCGAATGTCTCCAAGGCGATCCGTTCATATGAGAAGATCACCGGCGAGACGCTCGACCCGAACGACAGCGAAGACATCCTGACCCGGCTCGGCTTCAACGGGGGGCTGCCGGTCATGACCTACGAGATCACCTCGGCCGATGCCGCCGGCCCCTATGTCGCGTCGATCCCCGAGGATTATGCGAACAAGGCCGCCCTGCCCTCCATGGCCTTTACGTCGGTCACCGAAGCGCTGGCCGAGAAGTTCCACATGGACGAGGCCTATCTCAAGGAACTCAATCCCGGCGTCGATTTCACCATGCCGGGCACGCAGATCAAGGTCATCAATCCGGGCACCAACCGGAGTGGCGCCATCGTCCGCATCGTGGCCGACAAGGCGCGCAAGCAGCTTTTTGCCTATGACGAAGCGGGACAACTGATTGCCTCCTACCCCGCCTCGATCGGCTCGAACGACACGCCTTCGCCGTCGGGAATCCACGCCGTGGCCCGGGTCGCCTTCGACCCGAACTATACTTACAATCCCAAGATCAATTTCCAGCAGGGCAACAATACAAAAGTCCTGACGATTCCGCCCGGACCGAACGGTCCGGTGGGCACTATTTGGATCGCGCTGGACAAACCAACCTATGGTATACATGGGACACCCGATCCATCGCGCATCGGCCGTTCGCAGAGTCATGGTTGCATACGCCTGACCAATTGGGACGCAAGAGAACTCGCCAAGATGGTGAAGCCGGGTGTGACCGTCGAATTTATCGACTAAACCTCGCCGTTAATTGTCTCACTGAGCAAAATACATCGCAACCAATGCAACTTGCGGGAATCATTGAAAAGTTTCCGCAAAGCGAGTTTCCGTGCGCTCGTCATGGTTAACCAATTGTTAAGGTTAATTCTAAACTAACGCGTGTTTCGCCATGACACATTGATTCAAATGGTTGACTATAATTTATCCTTTGTTAATCTTTTTAAACGCTTAGGGCCGTTTGTTCAGAAACGAAGAAAATAGGGGATCTTCGGAATTCGCAAATAGGCTTGAAGCGGATCAGGCAATTCATGCGGCGGATAAAATTCATGGCAATGTTTGAAGACATACCCGACCAGTTAAGGACCAGTCTTCCTGCGGTTGAAAAACATACCTATCCTGTCAATCTACTTGAGCGCTGGGAACAGGCCGGCGTTTGGTGGCAGGAACGCGTGCAACATAAGATCGATCCCTACCAGAAATACTCAACAACACGCGTCGGAAATTTTATCGAAGGCGCCCACCGGGACGGGACACCCTTTCAGGGTCACAACTTCGCAAGCCAGGATTATCTCTCCCTTGCATCGCATCCCGATCTCATGAAAGCCGCAATCAAGGCGATCGAGACATACGGACTTCATAGCGCAGGTTCGGCAGCCCTGATGGGCAACACTGCCCTCTCCGTGGAGCTCGAACAGCGGCTCCAGAAGTTCCTCGGCTATGACGACGTCGTGGTCTTCCCGATCGGCTGGGCGGCGGGTTATGGCGCCGTCAAGACGCTGGTGAAGCCGCAGGATCATGTCGTCATCGACATTCTTGCACATGCCTGCCTGCAGGAAGCGGCTCGTGATGCGACCGAAAACGTGCATGTCCACTCACACATGAATGCAAAGGCAGTCGAGAGCCGTCTCGCCCGCATCCGGCGCGAAGACGAGACCTGCGGCATCCTCGTCGTGACCGAGACGCTCTTCTCGATGGACAGCGACGTTCCTGACGTCGCTACCCTGCAGGCGATCTGCACCCAATACAATGCCACGCTTCTCGTCGATTGCGCCCACGACCTCGGCTCATCGGGCGCGACGGGCCGCGGCAAGCTCGAAGACTACGACCTTGTCGGCAAGGTCGATGTCCTTGTCGGCGCCTTCTCGAAGAGCTTCGCTTCGATGGGCGGCTTCGTCGCCACCAATAACAAGGGCTTTCGCTTCGGCCTGCGCGGCCAATGCGGCCCCTCCACCTTCACCAATGCCATGTCGCCGGTCCAGGCCGCGACGATCCTGGCCGCGCTCGATATCGTCGAGGGTGAGGAAGGCAAGAGCCGCCGCGACAAATTGATGGCGAACTCGCTGCGCCTTCGCGCAGGCCTTGAAGAGGCCGGCTTCGAAGTTCTCGGCAAGCCGAGCGCTGTGGTGCCCATGCTGATCGGCGATGTTCTGCTGGCGCGGCTGATGACGCGCTATGCGGTGGATTTCGGCGGCATCGTCAACCTCGTCGAGCATCCGGCGGTGGCGCGCAATGCCTGCCGCTGGCGCTTGCAGGTCATGGCGGACCACACCGAAGAACAGATCGACGCCATGGTGGTCATCGCCGAAAAGGCACGCGAAATGGCAGAAATGCACGTCGAATGGCTTTCCGCCAACGACAATCTGGGCATCGACCGTACGGCCGTTCCCGATGCGGCCACCGGCAAGCTCGCTGCCGCAGCGGAATAAGGTCCGAGAATATCTGCGAACTTTGGCCGGAAACAGGGTGCCCCCTGTTTCCGGCCTTATTTCTGCGTGCTACATGGGCCAATCGAAGCATTGAAGACTGTGCAGGGCCATGCGGAACGACGATACGAACAAGAACCTCTGGAATCACTCCGCCGCTCCCGCCCCTGAAACATCCGCACTTTCCTGCGACATAAGCTGCGACACGGCGATCATCGGCGGCGGCTTCACCGGCCTCTCCGCGGCACTGCATCTCGCCGACGCCGGCGTCGATGCCGTCGTGCTCGAAGCCAAGGCGATCGGCTTCGGCGGCTCGGGCCGCAATGTCGGCCTCGTCAATGCCGGCATGTGGATGCGACCAGACGATATCATCGCGGCAGTCGGCGAGACCACGGGCGAACGGCTCGTCAAGGATCTTGGCGATGGTCCCGCCTATGTCTTCGAACTCATCGGCAAGCACGGCATCGATTGTGAAGCGATCCACAACGGCACCCTTCATCTCGCCGTAGGCAAGGAAGGCGTGGCAGAGATAGAAACCCGCGCCGCCCAATGGCAACGCCGGGGCGCACCGGTCGAGGCGCTTTCCGCCGACATCGCCGGAAAGCTGACGGGAGCGAGCGGCTTTGCCGGAGCGCTTCTCGACCGTCGCGCAGGCACGGTGCAGCCGCTCGGCTACGCCCGGGGACTGGCAAGAGCAGCGATGGGCGCCGGTGCCAAACTGTTCACCGACACGCCTGTCGTCAGCGCTACCCGCGACGGCGAGACGATCGTGCTCAAGACCGCGCGCGGCCAGGTGCGCGCGAAAAAGCTCATCATTGCCAGCAACGCCTATTCCGGCGTCGTACCCTCGATGAACTGGAGCGATCACGGCCAGGAACTGGTGCCGATGTATTATTTCCAGTTCGCAACCACACCCCTGCCCCCAGAGATCGTCGGCCGCATAATGCCAGAGGGTCATGGCTGCTGGGACACCGGCTTGGTCATGACCTCGTTCCGCACCGACAAATCAGGACGGCTGATCTTCGGATCGATCGGGTCACTGGATGCGCTCGGCAAGGCCACGCATCGCGCGTTCGCACGGCGTGCGGTGAACGCGCTCTATCCCTTCATCGGCAATTTCGAGTTCGAATATTGGTGGGACGGCCAGATCGGCATGACGCGCAACAACCTGCCCTCCTTCCATCAGCCCGAGAAGAACGTTTGGTCGATCGCGGGTTACAATGGCCGCGGTATATCCCCCGGCACGGTTTTCGGACGCGCTCTTGCCGCCGTGTCGATGGGCAATGAAAGCGCCATGATGCTGCCGGTCACCCCAGTGGCGGGCGACGC
This genomic interval carries:
- a CDS encoding FAD-binding oxidoreductase, which translates into the protein MRNDDTNKNLWNHSAAPAPETSALSCDISCDTAIIGGGFTGLSAALHLADAGVDAVVLEAKAIGFGGSGRNVGLVNAGMWMRPDDIIAAVGETTGERLVKDLGDGPAYVFELIGKHGIDCEAIHNGTLHLAVGKEGVAEIETRAAQWQRRGAPVEALSADIAGKLTGASGFAGALLDRRAGTVQPLGYARGLARAAMGAGAKLFTDTPVVSATRDGETIVLKTARGQVRAKKLIIASNAYSGVVPSMNWSDHGQELVPMYYFQFATTPLPPEIVGRIMPEGHGCWDTGLVMTSFRTDKSGRLIFGSIGSLDALGKATHRAFARRAVNALYPFIGNFEFEYWWDGQIGMTRNNLPSFHQPEKNVWSIAGYNGRGISPGTVFGRALAAVSMGNESAMMLPVTPVAGDALRGAKSAFYNIGSMAKHFIDHRLN
- a CDS encoding L,D-transpeptidase is translated as MMKKKLLITSLLAATLMAATAYGQDYSGDDPNNTVLVTPEGDLLEYVPDAADVIVKRNGKGQKVLIDHYGNIVATEIPAGGYINRLERRADNFGSGDAPRYNDTLPGFEDYGTNDAGPTQESMNDPDFFPQRPGDDDGAGNITGAVPDDEVQGQQPFEDQALPSDGIQNDNIDQQDLAAIDPNQDIIEEKPQIEPDITLTGKKSKFEITALQVFLDREGASPGVIDGKMGSNVSKAIRSYEKITGETLDPNDSEDILTRLGFNGGLPVMTYEITSADAAGPYVASIPEDYANKAALPSMAFTSVTEALAEKFHMDEAYLKELNPGVDFTMPGTQIKVINPGTNRSGAIVRIVADKARKQLFAYDEAGQLIASYPASIGSNDTPSPSGIHAVARVAFDPNYTYNPKINFQQGNNTKVLTIPPGPNGPVGTIWIALDKPTYGIHGTPDPSRIGRSQSHGCIRLTNWDARELAKMVKPGVTVEFID
- a CDS encoding aminotransferase class I/II-fold pyridoxal phosphate-dependent enzyme, with the translated sequence MAMFEDIPDQLRTSLPAVEKHTYPVNLLERWEQAGVWWQERVQHKIDPYQKYSTTRVGNFIEGAHRDGTPFQGHNFASQDYLSLASHPDLMKAAIKAIETYGLHSAGSAALMGNTALSVELEQRLQKFLGYDDVVVFPIGWAAGYGAVKTLVKPQDHVVIDILAHACLQEAARDATENVHVHSHMNAKAVESRLARIRREDETCGILVVTETLFSMDSDVPDVATLQAICTQYNATLLVDCAHDLGSSGATGRGKLEDYDLVGKVDVLVGAFSKSFASMGGFVATNNKGFRFGLRGQCGPSTFTNAMSPVQAATILAALDIVEGEEGKSRRDKLMANSLRLRAGLEEAGFEVLGKPSAVVPMLIGDVLLARLMTRYAVDFGGIVNLVEHPAVARNACRWRLQVMADHTEEQIDAMVVIAEKAREMAEMHVEWLSANDNLGIDRTAVPDAATGKLAAAAE